From a region of the Pontixanthobacter gangjinensis genome:
- a CDS encoding LOG family protein, translating to MTEKKTDHELTNRKFYRADEEAKFTETSPETTPQTQHPAYKLAFRDTDFMLRDELRPVRFQLELLKPEMLLEEAGVGSTLVMYGSARIPSPEKAEELVANATPEKKAVAKKLAEKAKYYQEAYTLAKLVSEKSIIEDGKRQFVVCSGGGPSIMEAANHGASDAGAESIGLNIILPHEQAPNAYVTPYLSLNFHYFALRKMHFLLRARAVAVFPGGFGTFDEFFELLTLIQTGKMKPIPIMLFGKDFWNRVVDLEALADEGTINHDDLKLFHWCETADDAWKHIAEFYELER from the coding sequence ATGACTGAAAAGAAAACCGATCACGAACTGACAAACCGCAAATTCTACCGCGCTGATGAAGAGGCAAAGTTCACCGAAACCAGCCCGGAAACAACTCCTCAGACACAACACCCGGCTTATAAGCTGGCATTCCGCGATACCGATTTCATGCTGCGCGACGAACTGCGTCCGGTGCGCTTCCAGCTTGAATTGCTGAAGCCAGAGATGCTGCTTGAAGAAGCTGGCGTTGGTTCAACGCTGGTAATGTATGGTTCGGCCCGCATCCCTTCACCTGAAAAGGCCGAGGAACTGGTCGCAAACGCAACGCCTGAGAAAAAGGCCGTGGCTAAAAAACTGGCCGAAAAGGCCAAATATTACCAAGAAGCCTACACGCTGGCCAAACTGGTGAGCGAAAAGTCAATCATCGAAGACGGCAAACGCCAGTTTGTTGTATGTTCGGGCGGCGGACCTTCGATCATGGAGGCGGCCAATCACGGTGCATCGGATGCCGGTGCAGAGTCCATCGGACTCAATATCATCCTGCCGCACGAGCAAGCGCCCAACGCTTATGTGACGCCGTATCTCTCGCTTAATTTTCACTATTTCGCTTTGCGCAAAATGCACTTCCTGCTCCGCGCGCGCGCTGTAGCGGTTTTTCCGGGCGGTTTCGGCACGTTTGACGAATTCTTCGAGCTGCTAACGCTGATCCAGACCGGCAAGATGAAGCCGATCCCGATCATGTTGTTCGGCAAAGATTTTTGGAACCGCGTCGTCGATCTTGAGGCGCTCGCCGATGAAGGCACGATCAATCATGACGACCTCAAGCTGTTCCATTGGTGCGAAACCGCCGACGACGCATGGAAACATATCGCAGAGTTCTACGAGCTTGAGCGGTAG
- a CDS encoding amidohydrolase family protein: protein MKLSSLLLCTSLLAIQPALACVAHSQEAEAPADGDVAAKAGEDDVKWDVSAPTGATIKQVPIKTDEGTWMDVDLSPDGSRIAFSLLGDIYTMPVSGGQPTRISEGLAWEVQPRFSPDGSRIAFTSDRGGADNIWIMNTDGSDPAQVTKENFRLLNQPSWSPDGQFIVAKKHFTTGRSLGTGEVWVYHVSGGGGVKLVARPNEQHQKELGEPIYAPDGKSVYYTRNITSGPIFEYAQDSTQGIFEIERYDLESGETTTAVSGFGGAVRPTPSPDGKSIAFVRRDKDQSQLWVKDIASGEERNIYGALDMDVQETWSVTGVYPNMDWTPDSRSLVFWAGGKLRRVGADGKGASVIPFSVDDTRGVADAPHPVIDVAPTSFTTSIPKFATVSPNGRSIVFETLGKLYIKPVRDGSPKRFTSSTDASVEAFPSWSRDGSRVAFVRWTDGGLGQIVVSNANGGAERVITSQPGHYAEPRFSPDGGTIVFEKRGGGYLTSPKWSENSGVYSVAATGGTPKLISRSMGDPQFGSDNDRLFMVGREGGDLALVSTDLNGESKRVHAKGDLVNAFSVAPNGRFFAFRQNYEVFAMPLMPGGQAVSVGPEASALPVVKASSGGADYIGWSGGGDTLNWSMGPQLYSAATTAMFPSAPGDETGFEPPKAGVSLAMMKQADKPSGTVVLTGARVLTMSGEGAGAIENGTIVIKGDRIIAVGAAGSVAMPAGAKTLDVSGKTIMPGLVDAHAHGPQGTGDLVPQQNWALVQNLALGTTTMHDPSSRASMIFSASERQRAGMLLAPRIFSTGEIIYGAKAPGVYAEINNYDDALAHVRRIKAQGGISVKNYNQPRREQRQQVVRAAAAENMLVVAEGGSLYGMDMNLVADGNSTVEHNVPVDVMYEDVLQFFSQSQSNYTPTLVVTYGGLAGDPYWRQATDVFDNPLLVHTPPKQLLAATARRTKAPDWAFVDDNAAREAKKLAERGVKVSIGAHGQQAGIGAHWELWSFVRGGMSPIAALRAGTIASAQSLGMDRDIGSIEEGKLADLIILDADPSADIRNSDKIAQVMLGGRLYDAKTMNEVETGDAKRLPYWWE, encoded by the coding sequence ATGAAATTGTCATCCTTACTGCTCTGCACCAGCTTGCTTGCTATTCAACCTGCGCTCGCCTGTGTTGCCCACTCGCAAGAAGCAGAGGCGCCGGCTGACGGGGATGTCGCAGCGAAGGCCGGCGAGGATGATGTGAAATGGGATGTGTCCGCACCCACAGGTGCGACAATCAAGCAGGTTCCCATCAAGACGGATGAAGGTACATGGATGGATGTCGATCTGTCACCCGATGGCAGCCGGATCGCTTTCTCGCTGCTCGGTGACATCTATACGATGCCGGTTTCGGGTGGCCAGCCAACCCGGATTTCCGAGGGTTTGGCGTGGGAAGTCCAACCGCGTTTCTCTCCCGATGGCAGCCGGATTGCTTTTACCTCCGACCGGGGCGGGGCGGATAATATCTGGATTATGAATACAGACGGTTCTGATCCGGCGCAGGTGACCAAGGAAAATTTCCGATTGCTCAACCAGCCGAGCTGGAGCCCCGATGGCCAATTCATCGTGGCGAAAAAGCATTTCACAACTGGCCGTTCGCTCGGCACGGGCGAGGTGTGGGTCTATCACGTATCGGGCGGCGGCGGGGTGAAGCTCGTTGCGCGGCCTAACGAGCAGCACCAGAAGGAATTGGGCGAGCCGATCTACGCCCCCGATGGCAAGTCGGTTTATTATACCCGCAACATTACCTCTGGTCCGATCTTTGAATATGCGCAGGATTCGACGCAGGGCATCTTTGAAATCGAGCGTTATGATCTTGAATCGGGAGAGACGACAACAGCCGTTTCCGGATTTGGCGGCGCAGTCCGCCCGACCCCCTCGCCCGATGGCAAGAGCATTGCTTTTGTCCGGCGCGATAAGGATCAGTCACAGCTGTGGGTGAAGGACATCGCCTCTGGTGAAGAGCGGAATATCTATGGGGCATTGGACATGGATGTGCAGGAAACCTGGTCGGTTACCGGGGTCTATCCCAATATGGATTGGACGCCTGACAGCCGCTCGCTTGTGTTCTGGGCAGGCGGCAAATTGCGGCGCGTTGGTGCAGATGGAAAGGGCGCCAGCGTCATTCCATTCAGCGTAGATGATACGCGCGGCGTGGCCGATGCGCCGCATCCGGTGATTGACGTTGCCCCTACCAGTTTCACGACCAGCATTCCCAAATTCGCCACTGTTTCGCCCAATGGCCGCAGCATCGTGTTTGAAACCTTGGGCAAGCTTTACATAAAACCTGTTCGCGACGGTTCGCCAAAACGTTTCACCAGCAGCACTGACGCATCGGTTGAAGCTTTCCCGAGCTGGTCACGCGATGGATCGCGTGTCGCATTTGTGCGTTGGACCGATGGCGGGCTTGGCCAGATTGTCGTGAGCAATGCGAATGGCGGGGCGGAGCGCGTGATAACTTCGCAGCCGGGCCATTATGCAGAGCCGCGCTTTTCGCCCGATGGCGGCACAATCGTATTTGAAAAACGTGGTGGCGGGTATCTCACCTCGCCCAAATGGTCAGAAAATAGTGGCGTTTACAGCGTTGCCGCGACCGGCGGTACACCGAAGCTGATTTCGCGCAGCATGGGCGATCCGCAATTTGGGTCGGACAATGACCGCTTGTTTATGGTTGGACGCGAAGGTGGTGACCTTGCATTGGTATCGACTGACCTAAACGGAGAGTCTAAGCGCGTTCATGCCAAGGGCGATCTGGTCAACGCGTTCTCGGTTGCCCCAAATGGCAGATTTTTTGCTTTCCGCCAGAACTATGAAGTGTTCGCGATGCCGCTGATGCCCGGTGGGCAAGCGGTGTCGGTTGGACCCGAGGCCAGCGCGTTGCCAGTGGTCAAAGCCAGTAGCGGTGGCGCTGATTATATTGGCTGGTCTGGCGGCGGCGACACGCTGAATTGGAGCATGGGGCCGCAGCTTTATTCTGCCGCGACAACGGCAATGTTCCCGTCCGCTCCTGGAGACGAGACAGGGTTTGAGCCACCTAAAGCGGGCGTTTCACTCGCCATGATGAAACAGGCGGACAAGCCGAGTGGTACAGTGGTGCTGACCGGAGCCCGGGTCCTGACCATGTCGGGCGAGGGTGCCGGTGCTATCGAAAACGGTACAATTGTGATCAAGGGTGACAGGATCATTGCGGTCGGTGCGGCAGGTTCGGTCGCCATGCCGGCAGGCGCAAAAACTTTAGATGTCTCGGGTAAGACAATCATGCCGGGACTGGTCGATGCACACGCACATGGTCCGCAGGGGACTGGCGATCTGGTGCCGCAACAAAATTGGGCGCTGGTGCAAAATCTCGCGCTTGGCACCACTACGATGCACGATCCTTCCTCGCGCGCGAGCATGATCTTTTCTGCGTCAGAGCGGCAACGGGCCGGCATGTTGCTGGCGCCGCGTATCTTTTCCACCGGAGAGATCATCTACGGCGCGAAGGCACCGGGAGTGTATGCCGAAATCAACAATTATGATGACGCGCTGGCGCATGTTCGTCGGATCAAGGCGCAAGGCGGCATTTCTGTGAAGAACTACAACCAACCGCGCCGTGAGCAGCGCCAGCAAGTGGTCCGTGCAGCGGCGGCTGAAAACATGCTGGTGGTGGCCGAGGGCGGGTCACTTTACGGAATGGACATGAATTTGGTCGCCGATGGCAATTCCACCGTCGAACATAATGTGCCGGTTGATGTGATGTACGAAGATGTGTTGCAATTCTTCAGCCAGAGCCAGTCAAATTACACCCCGACTTTGGTGGTGACCTATGGCGGTCTGGCTGGCGATCCTTATTGGCGGCAGGCAACCGATGTATTCGATAATCCTTTGCTGGTTCACACACCGCCCAAGCAATTACTCGCAGCTACTGCGCGCCGCACCAAGGCACCCGATTGGGCGTTTGTTGACGACAATGCTGCGCGAGAGGCCAAGAAACTGGCAGAGCGCGGGGTCAAAGTCTCCATCGGCGCGCATGGGCAGCAAGCTGGCATCGGGGCGCATTGGGAGCTGTGGAGCTTTGTCCGCGGCGGAATGTCGCCAATTGCCGCTTTGCGCGCAGGCACCATCGCGTCTGCGCAATCGCTCGGGATGGACCGGGACATTGGCAGTATCGAGGAGGGCAAGCTTGCCGATCTGATCATCCTTGATGCCGATCCGAGCGCGGACATCCGCAATTCAGACAAGATTGCGCAGGTTATGCTGGGCGGGCGCCTGTACGATGCGAAGACCATGAACGAGGTCGAGACCGGCGATGCCAAGCGCCTACCCTATTGGTGGGAATGA